The proteins below come from a single Diadema setosum chromosome 21, eeDiaSeto1, whole genome shotgun sequence genomic window:
- the LOC140244745 gene encoding 4-galactosyl-N-acetylglucosaminide 3-alpha-L-fucosyltransferase FUT6-like has product MDSNTNNMSFTCRRAIRQVLNSRVSLRTGVLAVLGLIAFHLCVIMFLRTSVLERPNLRRTVDRKRELVVTLDKFAEVSPDRIPSQNEKEKANSNSNIDIKKIRSTSMDKQGRGIKSVHKSEAGEGTRNDTKESSEQESAEMKHNAVQGSRQDIEQNRCIRYLSAYTPRMAPFAYWREYVNLNEAFKEAKDVNSPYYSSRVTQHREFPTMFIKCPEHRCDVALRATADERFLARSDAVLINMAPQEVRYKMPRISERLITLLPRRVKVFFYAMECPLMMSYWDYTIKDIKYHYTMTYHSDSDVYFPYGRYIPGEPTDFEEINYAENKTSLLVWTASNCNNTFWPRYEWVQKLQELMPFDTYGKCGTKECLPPLSPNCTKQQSVYKFYLALENAPCDEYISEKFWVNSLANGVVPLVYGGTREAYERVAPPNSFVHVSDFASLQDLVDYLKMIDKNDNLYNEFFAWRRKGRVEKIYPDLYPEAFCRVLPKLSKYSKPPVKTIGESKYFRGCRGGPHRNLTKPGDISNWVPWR; this is encoded by the coding sequence ACAAACAACATGTCTTTCACCTGCCGACGTGCCATACGCCAAGTCTTAAACTCCCGGGTGAGTCTGAGGACAGGCGTTCTGGCGGTGTTAGGGTTAATAGCTTTTCACCTGTGCGTCATCATGTTTCTGCGAACCAGCGTTCTCGAAAGGCCGAACCTTCGTCGCACTGTGGACAGGAAAAGGGAGCTAGTGGTGACCCTAGACAAATTTGCCGAAGTTTCTCCGGACAGAATTCCATCGCAGAATGAAAAGGAGAAGGCGAATTCGAATTCAAATATCGACATCAAGAAAATTAGATCGACGTCGATGGATAAGCAGggaagaggaattaaaagtgtTCATAAAAGCGAGGCGGGGGAAGGCACAAGAAATGATACGAAAGAGTCGAGCGAGCAGGAAAGCGCCGAGATGAAACACAACGCCGTGCAAGGGTCACGACAGGATATTGAACAAAACAGGTGTATTCGTTACCTGTCCGCCTACACCCCACGAATGGCGCCGTTCGCATACTGGCGAGAGTACGTGAACCTAAATGAGGCTTTCAAAGAGGCCAAGGATGTAAATAGTCCGTACTACAGCAGCCGGGTCACCCAGCATCGAGAATTCCCCACTATGTTCATCAAGTGCCCCGAACATCGTTGTGACGTGGCACTGAGGGCCACAGCGGATGAGAGGTTCCTCGCGCGTAGCGATGCTGTTCTCATCAACATGGCGCCGCAGGAAGTTCGCTACAAAATGCCCCGCATTTCTGAAAGACTCATTACACTCCTTCCGCGTCGCGTCAAGGTATTCTTCTACGCCATGGAGTGCCCACTCATGATGAGTTACTGGGATTACACCATCAAGGACATCAAATACCACTACACCATGACCTACCACTCTGACAGCGATGTGTACTTTCCATACGGTCGGTATATCCCAGGCGAGCCGACGGACTTTGAAGAAATCAACTACGCGGAAAACAAAACGTCTCTCTTGGTATGGACAGCTAGCAATTGTAACAACACATTCTGGCCGAGGTATGAATGGGTGCAGAAACTCCAGGAACTGATGCCATTTGACACCTACGGTAAATGTGGTACCAAGGAATGTCTCCCACCACTGTCACCGAACTGCACGAAGCAACAATCTGTCTACAAATTCTACTTAGCCCTGGAAAATGCGCCATGTGatgaatacatcagtgaaaaatTTTGGGTCAACAGTCTTGCGAACGGAGTTGTTCCTCTGGTCTATGGCGGGACTCGTGAAGCCTACGAGCGGGTTGCTCCGCCAAACTCGTTCGTCCACGTCAGCGACTTCGCCTCACTCCAAGATCTCGTTGACTATCTCAAAATGATCGACAAGAACGATAACCTTTACAACGAATTTTTCGCCTGGAGGAGAAAGGGTCGCGTTGAAAAGATATACCCCGATCTGTATCCCGAGGCATTTTGCCGCGTACTTCCAAAATTATCCAAATATTCCAAACCGCCTGTAAAGACGATAGGTGAGTCGAAATACTTCCGGGGTTGCCGCGGAGGGCCCCATCGGAACCTCACAAAACCTGGCGATATCAGTAACTGGGTGCCATGGAGGTAA